One genomic region from uncultured Fusobacterium sp. encodes:
- a CDS encoding sigma 54-interacting transcriptional regulator — MNISLLDIKDHVKKYAGAISSLINVDVGVVDKNMVRVTGTGLYKNIEGVSALGSVYKNTLLTGKTNIIENPRYHALCSECLDKNRCCEKLEIATPIYCNDEIVGVIGLVCFNDEQKEKILNDIDAYLNLTKQIAEFIGIKFYEYQENLMQKDRELTLNTIIDNMSKGVIISDCNNKITRINSIASRKLNINSNILEQSMELISQNDFLMNEEIFTLKINNNEYNVAGKIIPLKSFNKIKSNAFIFDDVKKISKNIVEFTGNNNIITLDNIIGCSNTTKTLKEDIKKIATTNSTVLITGESGTGKELVARSLHSQGDRRDKPFVVINCSAIPDTLLESELFGYVKGAFTGANQNGRIGKFELANSGVIFLDEIGDMPLYLQAKILRVIQEKKIERIGSNKSIDLDIKIIAATNVDLEKKIIEQKFRRDLYYRLNVIPIKLLPLRERKEDIIPIVNNLIKKYNILSSKYVHSFDENVKNALLNYDWPGNVRELENVIELMINMCENNDVLTADLLPDNILNQVPSSKSFFKNLDLKLDNNELEDFEKIEKEYIEKALIKYGEDTEGKKLIAKKMNIGLTTLYRKMKRFNIKTSTGETYL, encoded by the coding sequence ATGAATATTTCTCTATTAGATATAAAAGATCATGTAAAAAAATATGCTGGAGCTATATCTAGCCTTATAAACGTTGATGTAGGTGTTGTAGATAAAAATATGGTAAGAGTCACTGGAACAGGATTATACAAGAATATAGAAGGTGTATCAGCTCTAGGAAGTGTATATAAAAATACTCTCCTAACTGGAAAAACTAATATTATTGAAAATCCCCGTTACCATGCTCTGTGTAGTGAATGTTTAGATAAAAATAGATGTTGTGAAAAGCTTGAAATTGCTACTCCTATATATTGTAATGATGAGATAGTTGGAGTTATTGGACTTGTTTGCTTCAATGATGAGCAAAAAGAAAAAATTCTCAATGATATCGATGCTTATCTAAATTTAACAAAACAGATTGCTGAGTTTATTGGAATTAAATTTTATGAATATCAAGAAAATTTGATGCAAAAAGATAGAGAATTAACTTTAAATACTATTATTGATAATATGAGTAAAGGGGTAATAATAAGTGATTGCAACAATAAAATCACTAGAATAAATAGTATAGCTTCTAGAAAGTTAAATATAAACTCAAATATTCTAGAGCAATCTATGGAACTTATTAGTCAAAATGATTTTTTAATGAATGAGGAAATTTTTACTCTAAAAATTAACAATAATGAATATAATGTTGCTGGAAAAATCATTCCTTTAAAATCTTTTAATAAGATAAAAAGTAATGCTTTTATCTTTGACGATGTAAAAAAAATCAGTAAAAACATAGTAGAATTTACAGGAAATAACAATATTATAACCCTTGATAATATAATAGGATGTTCTAATACTACTAAAACTTTAAAAGAAGATATTAAAAAAATTGCTACTACCAATTCAACTGTATTGATTACTGGGGAAAGTGGAACTGGAAAAGAGTTAGTTGCCCGTTCTCTTCATTCTCAAGGGGATAGAAGAGATAAACCTTTTGTTGTTATCAACTGTTCAGCTATTCCTGATACTCTGCTAGAAAGTGAACTTTTTGGATATGTAAAAGGAGCTTTCACTGGAGCTAACCAAAATGGACGGATAGGAAAGTTTGAACTTGCTAATAGTGGTGTTATCTTTCTTGATGAGATAGGAGATATGCCTCTATATCTACAAGCAAAAATTTTAAGAGTTATACAGGAGAAAAAAATAGAAAGAATTGGATCTAATAAAAGCATAGATTTAGATATTAAAATAATTGCTGCTACAAATGTTGATTTGGAGAAAAAAATAATAGAACAGAAATTTAGAAGAGATCTATACTATAGATTAAACGTAATTCCAATTAAACTTCTTCCTTTAAGAGAGAGAAAAGAGGATATTATTCCAATAGTTAACAACTTAATAAAAAAATATAATATTCTTTCATCTAAATATGTTCACTCTTTTGATGAAAATGTAAAAAATGCTCTACTAAATTATGATTGGCCTGGAAATGTGAGAGAGCTTGAAAATGTTATTGAGCTTATGATTAATATGTGTGAAAATAACGATGTTTTAACTGCTGATCTTCTCCCTGATAATATTTTAAATCAAGTTCCTAGTTCTAAATCTTTCTTTAAAAATTTAGATTTAAAACTGGATAATAATGAACTTGAGGATTTTGAAAAAATTGAAAAAGAGTATATAGAAAAAGCTCTTATTAAATATGGAGAAGATACTGAAGGAAAAAAATTAATAGCTAAAAAAATGAATATAGGACTTACAACTCTATATAGAAAGATGAAGAGATTTAATATTAAGACTTCTACTGGTGAAACTTACTTGTAA
- the eutJ gene encoding ethanolamine utilization protein EutJ translates to MDLEKVNEYIKRFDETIENPVLDFDKEEYYVGVDLGTANIVMSIVDKEGNPIGGATYQSSVVKDGIVVDFRGAIDIVRGMKEKLEEELGIEITKGFTAIPPGVESGSVKAIVNVIESADIDVVKVVDEPSAAAHVLKIKDGAVVDVGGGTTGISILKDGKVIFTADEPTGGTHMSLVIAGNYGVSFDEAEKIKKDKSREKEVFQIVRPVVEKMAAIVKRFLKDYDVDEVYVVGGACTFSEFEAVFQKELKKKVIKTYKPLLVTPLGIALTGIMGE, encoded by the coding sequence ATGGACTTAGAAAAAGTAAATGAATATATAAAAAGATTTGATGAAACAATAGAAAATCCAGTTTTAGATTTTGATAAAGAGGAGTACTATGTGGGAGTTGACTTAGGAACTGCCAATATAGTAATGAGTATAGTAGATAAAGAGGGAAATCCAATTGGAGGAGCAACTTATCAATCATCAGTAGTTAAAGATGGAATTGTAGTTGATTTTAGAGGGGCTATTGATATTGTAAGAGGAATGAAAGAGAAGCTTGAAGAGGAGTTAGGAATAGAGATAACAAAAGGTTTTACAGCTATACCACCTGGAGTGGAAAGTGGAAGTGTAAAGGCAATAGTAAATGTTATAGAGTCAGCTGATATAGATGTTGTAAAAGTAGTTGATGAACCTTCAGCAGCAGCTCATGTTTTAAAAATAAAAGATGGAGCAGTTGTTGACGTTGGAGGGGGAACAACAGGAATAAGTATTTTAAAAGATGGAAAGGTTATATTTACAGCTGATGAACCAACAGGTGGAACTCATATGTCTTTAGTTATTGCAGGAAACTATGGGGTATCTTTTGATGAAGCTGAAAAGATAAAGAAAGATAAAAGTAGAGAGAAAGAGGTTTTCCAAATAGTTAGACCAGTTGTAGAAAAAATGGCTGCAATAGTAAAAAGATTTTTAAAAGATTATGATGTTGATGAGGTTTATGTAGTTGGAGGGGCTTGTACTTTTAGTGAGTTTGAAGCAGTTTTCCAAAAAGAATTAAAGAAAAAAGTAATAAAAACTTATAAGCCACTACTTGTAACACCTTTAGGTATAGCATTGACAGGAATAATGGGAGAATAG
- a CDS encoding BMC domain-containing protein, whose amino-acid sequence MKKSLVLLEFKNISTGFLVFDEITKNFNVDIEVSKLLCPGRYMIICSGNQGEIESLRRHIIYLKEQEEYKYITERLVSGVDADLVKKLNKTIKFPERVRSLGMLEFSNTVQAIEIADFIEDESPVEVLTIKIGIGMCNKGVVLFEGDTSAVKNTVVKVQNLKIKELIAATNINSPNEDFLSNFHL is encoded by the coding sequence ATGAAAAAATCACTTGTTTTATTAGAATTTAAAAATATAAGTACAGGATTTTTAGTTTTTGATGAGATAACTAAAAATTTTAATGTAGATATAGAAGTATCAAAACTTCTCTGCCCAGGTAGATATATGATAATATGTAGTGGAAATCAAGGGGAAATTGAGAGTTTAAGAAGGCATATTATCTATTTAAAAGAGCAAGAGGAGTACAAATATATCACTGAAAGACTTGTAAGTGGAGTAGATGCAGATCTTGTAAAAAAATTAAATAAAACAATAAAATTCCCAGAGAGAGTAAGAAGTTTAGGAATGTTAGAGTTTTCTAATACAGTTCAAGCAATAGAAATTGCTGACTTTATAGAAGATGAAAGTCCAGTAGAGGTTTTAACAATAAAGATAGGTATAGGAATGTGTAACAAGGGAGTAGTTTTATTTGAAGGGGATACTTCAGCAGTAAAAAATACAGTTGTAAAAGTACAAAACTTAAAAATTAAAGAGCTTATAGCTGCAACAAATATAAATTCACCAAATGAAGATTTTTTAAGCAATTTTCATTTATAA
- a CDS encoding aldehyde dehydrogenase family protein: MNLDTNNMEAIVAMLMKELKKVENKEEACGCCEAKNGVFHSMDEAIAAAKKAQATLFASRLELRERIVNSIRETLKDYTLELAELGVSETGMGRVADKKLKHEVTIAKTPGVEDLKAFAYSGDDGLTVMELSPYGVIGAITPSTNPSETIICNSIGMIAAGNAIVFAPHPGAKRTSIRTVELINEAVRKAGGPENLVVTIDEPSIENTNKMMENPNIKMLVATGGPGVVKSVMSSGKKAIGAGAGNPPVLVDETADIEKAAKDIIAGCSFDNNLPCIAEKEVVAVDSIADYLIFEMQKNGAYLLKDEALIEKLVGMVLTNGSPNRSYVGRDAKVILKDLGIQVGDEIKVILAETTKDHPFAQKELLMPILPVVRVKNALEGIEVSKELEHGLRHTAMIHSKNIDILSKYAREMETTILVKNGPSYAGIGVGGEGHTTFTIAGPTGEGLTSARSFARNRRCVLVGALSIK, from the coding sequence ATGAATTTAGATACTAATAACATGGAAGCTATAGTTGCTATGCTAATGAAAGAATTAAAAAAAGTTGAAAATAAAGAGGAAGCTTGTGGTTGTTGTGAAGCTAAAAATGGAGTATTCCACTCTATGGATGAAGCAATAGCAGCAGCTAAAAAAGCTCAAGCAACTCTTTTTGCATCAAGACTTGAACTAAGAGAAAGAATAGTTAATTCTATAAGAGAAACTTTAAAAGATTATACTTTAGAATTAGCTGAACTTGGTGTAAGTGAAACTGGAATGGGAAGAGTAGCTGATAAAAAATTAAAACATGAAGTTACAATAGCTAAAACTCCAGGAGTAGAAGATCTAAAAGCTTTTGCTTATAGTGGAGATGATGGACTTACTGTTATGGAACTTTCTCCATATGGAGTAATAGGAGCTATAACTCCATCTACAAACCCTAGTGAAACTATTATTTGTAACTCTATTGGAATGATAGCAGCAGGAAATGCTATTGTTTTTGCACCACATCCAGGAGCAAAAAGAACTTCAATAAGAACAGTTGAACTTATTAATGAAGCTGTAAGAAAAGCTGGAGGACCAGAAAACCTTGTAGTTACAATAGATGAACCAAGTATTGAAAATACAAATAAAATGATGGAAAATCCAAATATAAAAATGTTAGTTGCAACTGGAGGACCAGGGGTTGTAAAAAGTGTAATGTCTAGTGGTAAAAAAGCTATTGGAGCAGGAGCAGGAAACCCACCAGTATTAGTTGATGAAACAGCTGATATCGAAAAAGCTGCTAAGGATATTATTGCAGGATGTAGTTTTGACAATAACCTTCCATGTATAGCAGAAAAAGAAGTTGTAGCTGTTGATTCAATAGCTGACTATCTAATATTTGAAATGCAAAAAAATGGAGCTTATCTATTAAAAGATGAAGCACTTATAGAAAAACTTGTAGGAATGGTATTAACAAATGGATCACCTAACAGATCTTATGTTGGAAGAGATGCAAAAGTTATCTTAAAAGACTTAGGAATTCAAGTTGGAGATGAAATTAAAGTTATATTAGCTGAAACTACAAAAGATCATCCATTTGCACAAAAAGAATTATTAATGCCAATATTACCAGTGGTTAGAGTAAAAAATGCTCTAGAAGGAATAGAAGTTTCTAAAGAATTAGAACATGGATTAAGACATACAGCTATGATCCATTCTAAAAATATAGATATTCTTAGCAAATATGCAAGAGAAATGGAAACAACAATTCTTGTAAAAAATGGACCTTCATATGCAGGAATCGGAGTAGGTGGAGAAGGACATACTACATTTACAATAGCAGGACCTACAGGAGAAGGATTAACTTCTGCAAGAAGCTTTGCAAGAAATAGAAGATGCGTTCTAGTTGGAGCTTTGTCTATAAAATAA
- a CDS encoding cob(I)yrinic acid a,c-diamide adenosyltransferase yields the protein MKVYTRKGDAGETGLFGGSRISKSSLKVDAYGSIDEAAAFIGVARAFVENKEIKDILYMIQEKFLVVAAYLASDANGINKLKEKIEISDIEILEKYIDNYSKQLLPLYKFLIPGEDIQSAVLHVARTVVRRSERRIIALNEQENLQPEILKYVNRVSDILFVLSRVVEDEVAVKHISKTLMEKLTVEEKKKKLTLEEAKKIVLAGEKKAKELNLDFVLTVVNNEGNLILEEKMDNALLASVEIAKKKAYTAAALKIETSVLAELVQPGGSLYGLQADSKYVVFGGGCLLKRDGEIVGAVGVSGGTVEEDMTVAKACVEAFEAE from the coding sequence ATGAAAGTTTATACTAGAAAGGGAGATGCTGGAGAAACTGGACTTTTTGGTGGAAGTAGAATATCAAAGAGTAGTTTAAAGGTAGATGCCTATGGAAGTATAGATGAAGCAGCAGCTTTTATAGGAGTGGCAAGAGCTTTTGTGGAAAATAAAGAGATAAAAGATATTCTATATATGATACAAGAGAAATTCCTAGTAGTTGCAGCTTACTTAGCAAGTGATGCTAATGGTATAAATAAGTTAAAAGAAAAGATAGAGATTTCAGATATAGAGATCTTAGAAAAATATATTGATAATTATTCAAAACAACTTCTTCCATTGTATAAATTTCTTATACCAGGAGAAGATATTCAGTCAGCTGTGCTTCATGTAGCTAGAACTGTTGTAAGAAGAAGTGAAAGAAGAATAATTGCTCTCAATGAACAGGAAAATTTACAACCAGAGATTTTAAAATATGTAAATAGAGTTTCAGATATACTTTTTGTTTTATCAAGAGTTGTAGAAGATGAAGTAGCTGTAAAACATATTTCAAAAACTTTAATGGAAAAATTAACTGTTGAAGAGAAAAAGAAAAAATTAACTTTAGAAGAGGCTAAAAAAATAGTTTTAGCCGGAGAGAAAAAAGCTAAAGAGTTAAATTTAGATTTTGTACTTACTGTTGTGAATAATGAGGGAAATCTAATATTAGAGGAAAAAATGGATAATGCTCTTCTTGCAAGTGTAGAGATAGCTAAGAAAAAAGCTTATACTGCAGCAGCTTTGAAGATTGAAACATCAGTATTGGCAGAATTAGTTCAGCCAGGAGGATCTTTATATGGATTACAAGCTGACTCAAAATATGTAGTGTTTGGAGGAGGTTGTCTATTAAAGAGAGATGGAGAGATAGTTGGAGCTGTAGGTGTTAGCGGAGGAACAGTTGAAGAGGATATGACAGTAGCAAAAGCTTGTGTTGAAGCTTTTGAAGCTGAATAG
- a CDS encoding EutN/CcmL family microcompartment protein has translation MFLAKVVGKIVSTTKDEGLNGKKILIVAPIDMNGQISGKELVSIDSVGAGIGDQVLVTEGSVSMYAFGEDRKVPIDSAIVAIIDTIEQS, from the coding sequence ATGTTTTTAGCAAAAGTAGTTGGAAAAATAGTATCTACGACAAAAGATGAAGGATTAAATGGAAAAAAAATTCTTATTGTTGCTCCTATTGATATGAATGGACAAATTTCAGGAAAAGAATTAGTCAGCATAGATAGTGTTGGAGCAGGGATAGGAGATCAAGTTTTAGTAACTGAGGGAAGTGTATCTATGTATGCTTTTGGAGAAGATAGAAAAGTTCCAATTGATTCTGCTATTGTTGCAATAATAGATACTATAGAGCAAAGCTAG
- a CDS encoding flavoprotein, with amino-acid sequence MDFDKMVDYIVQEVLKRLEEQETPTKREKNRGLVIINGGNGNLEQVMLELNKISKEYDLEVVFSEAGKSVVGEERFSNFKVVSDFTIENSGKFLQDNDLIILPLLTKNSCAKIAVGIRDNAATYLVSKALLAQKEIIAVYDSCIADSKTAYGNQINFNIEKLRSYGIIFVKSNELSDYIMNRRFKDIYSLKEKKIITADDIFDFHNKRIIISKNSIVTTLAKEKAENNGIVFEIAE; translated from the coding sequence ATGGATTTTGATAAAATGGTGGATTATATTGTTCAAGAGGTCTTAAAAAGATTGGAGGAGCAAGAAACACCTACTAAAAGGGAAAAAAATAGAGGTTTGGTTATAATCAATGGAGGGAATGGAAACCTAGAACAGGTTATGCTAGAACTAAATAAAATTTCTAAAGAGTATGATTTAGAAGTTGTTTTTTCAGAAGCAGGAAAATCAGTTGTAGGTGAAGAAAGATTTTCAAATTTTAAGGTTGTATCAGACTTTACTATTGAAAATAGTGGAAAGTTTTTACAAGATAATGATCTAATAATTCTTCCATTATTAACAAAAAACAGCTGTGCAAAAATTGCTGTTGGAATTAGAGATAATGCAGCAACTTATCTTGTTTCAAAAGCATTATTAGCTCAAAAAGAGATAATTGCAGTGTATGATTCATGTATAGCAGATAGTAAAACAGCTTATGGAAACCAAATTAACTTTAATATAGAAAAATTAAGAAGTTATGGAATAATTTTTGTAAAGAGCAATGAATTATCTGACTATATTATGAATAGAAGATTTAAAGATATATACTCTTTAAAAGAGAAAAAGATAATCACTGCTGATGATATCTTTGATTTTCATAATAAGAGAATCATAATATCAAAAAATAGTATTGTTACAACATTAGCAAAAGAAAAAGCAGAAAACAATGGTATTGTTTTTGAAATAGCTGAATAA
- the pduL gene encoding phosphate propanoyltransferase, whose amino-acid sequence MKSMENILREVLQEIISDDVVVGVSNRHIHLSQDDLEILFGAGHTLTRMKDMKQPGQYAAEEKVTIVGPKGKFEGVRVLGPVRKETQVEISISDSFKLGVKPPVRESGKLEGTPGIKIIGPKGEVVKDKGVIVAGRHIHMPKFIADIRGYKDGDLVKVETSGERKTVFYNVLMRVGSNMAKEIHLDMDEANAAGLKNNDFVKIIRD is encoded by the coding sequence ATGAAATCTATGGAAAACATTTTGAGAGAGGTGTTACAAGAGATAATATCTGATGATGTGGTCGTTGGAGTATCTAATAGACACATACACCTTTCTCAAGATGACCTTGAGATATTATTTGGAGCTGGTCATACTTTAACAAGAATGAAAGATATGAAACAACCTGGACAATATGCAGCTGAAGAAAAAGTTACAATAGTTGGTCCAAAAGGTAAGTTTGAAGGTGTAAGAGTTCTTGGACCAGTTAGAAAAGAAACACAAGTTGAAATTTCAATAAGTGATAGTTTTAAATTAGGGGTAAAACCCCCAGTTAGAGAATCAGGAAAATTAGAAGGAACTCCTGGAATAAAAATAATTGGCCCAAAAGGTGAAGTTGTTAAAGATAAAGGAGTTATAGTAGCAGGTAGACACATTCACATGCCTAAATTTATAGCTGATATTAGAGGTTATAAAGATGGAGATCTAGTGAAAGTGGAAACTTCTGGAGAAAGAAAAACAGTTTTCTATAACGTATTGATGAGAGTAGGTAGCAATATGGCTAAAGAAATTCATTTAGATATGGACGAAGCTAATGCTGCTGGATTAAAAAATAATGACTTTGTAAAAATAATAAGGGATTAA
- the pduA gene encoding propanediol utilization microcompartment protein PduA, whose translation MGNALGLIETKGLVGAIEAADAMTKSANVELVGYEKIGSGLVTVMVRGDVGAVKAAVDAGAAAAERVGEVKSIHVIPRPHADTEKLLPKLVK comes from the coding sequence ATGGGAAACGCATTAGGATTAATAGAAACTAAAGGACTTGTAGGAGCAATTGAAGCAGCAGACGCTATGACTAAATCAGCTAACGTAGAATTAGTAGGATATGAAAAAATAGGATCAGGACTAGTTACAGTAATGGTAAGAGGAGACGTTGGAGCAGTTAAAGCAGCAGTTGATGCAGGAGCAGCAGCAGCAGAAAGAGTTGGAGAAGTTAAATCTATCCATGTAATTCCTAGACCACATGCTGATACAGAAAAATTATTACCAAAATTAGTTAAATAG
- a CDS encoding BMC domain-containing protein, with the protein MISSLGLIEVVGLVGAIEAADTAVKAANVRVIDYELTKGGGMVTVKIEGEVSAVKAAVDAAVMAAERLTTVVSHLVIARPSEEVAKMVEVEELVPEEETAPVVEEKAPEVIEKVEEKPVEEVSEDADSIKKK; encoded by the coding sequence ATGATAAGTTCACTTGGATTGATAGAAGTAGTAGGATTAGTTGGTGCTATAGAAGCTGCTGATACAGCAGTAAAAGCTGCTAATGTAAGAGTCATAGATTATGAACTTACAAAAGGTGGTGGAATGGTAACTGTTAAAATCGAAGGTGAAGTTTCAGCAGTAAAAGCTGCAGTTGATGCAGCAGTAATGGCAGCAGAAAGATTGACAACAGTAGTTAGTCATTTAGTAATTGCAAGACCATCTGAAGAAGTAGCCAAAATGGTAGAAGTTGAAGAACTAGTACCAGAAGAGGAAACAGCTCCAGTAGTTGAAGAAAAAGCACCAGAAGTAATTGAAAAAGTAGAAGAAAAACCAGTAGAAGAGGTATCTGAAGATGCTGATTCTATAAAAAAAAAATAA
- a CDS encoding glycerol dehydratase reactivase beta/small subunit family protein, whose amino-acid sequence MVEELRRNIAKKEKVGINIFYSSKIEINEKLSNILWGIEEEEIPYILVPSDENDANILGYEASKESKLGVGIGISEKEVTLYQEKLEKDKPLFKYNVDSDVSILRAVGVNGARLIKGNPFIIPEMTGGR is encoded by the coding sequence ATGGTAGAGGAATTAAGAAGAAATATAGCTAAAAAGGAAAAGGTTGGAATCAACATTTTTTATAGCTCTAAAATAGAAATAAATGAAAAATTAAGTAACATCCTCTGGGGAATTGAAGAGGAAGAAATACCATATATTTTAGTTCCTAGTGATGAAAATGATGCAAATATCTTAGGATATGAAGCTTCTAAAGAATCAAAATTGGGAGTTGGAATAGGTATTAGTGAAAAAGAGGTAACTCTATATCAAGAAAAACTAGAAAAAGACAAACCATTATTTAAATACAATGTAGATAGTGATGTGAGTATCCTTAGAGCTGTGGGGGTAAATGGAGCCAGACTCATAAAAGGAAATCCATTTATTATCCCAGAGATGACAGGAGGAAGATGA
- a CDS encoding diol dehydratase reactivase subunit alpha — protein MKLIVGIDIGNATTESTLAEVNGKEINILSSGIVKTTGIKGTKENVKGVFASLQKAFNAAGRDMKDLSLVRINEAAPVIGDVAMETITETIITESTMIGHNPTTPGGAGIGVGISVLLDNIDEKLSGKEVIALIPKHIDFQDAARKINDMTAKGVDIRGAVVQKDDAVLINNRLNKKIPIVDEVLHFEKIPVNMLTALEVAEKGKVISMLSNPYGIATLFKLTSEETKMIVPISRALIGNRSAVVIKTPKGDVKSRVIPAGKIHIAGMAKNREIEVDKGAEVIMEALETCFPVVDIWGETGTNAGGMLEKVRIVMAQLTEQDPKNIKIQDLLAVNTFVPKKVKGGIAEEFSMENAIGLAAMVKADRLQMQMIASDLQEKMQKKVVVGGVEAEMAILGALTTPGTNKPLAIIDMGAGSTDASVITRDGKILSCHLAGAGNMVTMLIDKELGIDNFDLAEDIKKYPLAKVESLFNIRHEDGSVQFFEEPLDPRVFARVVILKEGQMIPLDIDETIEKIKSVRRDAKEKVFVVNAVRALKKVTPSGNIRDIDHVVLVGGSALDFEIPQMVTEKLSYYGVVAGRGNIRGVEGPRNAVATGLALSYEEE, from the coding sequence ATGAAGCTTATTGTAGGAATAGATATAGGAAATGCAACAACTGAAAGTACTCTTGCTGAAGTAAATGGTAAAGAGATAAATATCTTGAGTAGTGGAATAGTAAAAACTACAGGGATTAAAGGAACAAAAGAGAATGTAAAAGGTGTATTTGCTTCTTTACAAAAAGCCTTTAATGCTGCAGGAAGAGATATGAAAGATCTGTCTTTAGTAAGAATAAATGAAGCAGCTCCTGTTATAGGTGATGTTGCTATGGAAACTATAACAGAAACTATAATAACTGAATCTACAATGATAGGTCATAATCCTACTACTCCAGGGGGAGCAGGAATAGGAGTAGGGATATCTGTTCTGTTAGACAATATAGATGAGAAACTATCAGGAAAAGAGGTAATCGCTCTTATACCAAAACATATAGATTTTCAGGATGCAGCTAGAAAAATTAATGATATGACAGCTAAAGGGGTAGATATAAGAGGAGCAGTAGTTCAAAAAGATGATGCAGTTCTAATAAATAATAGGCTGAATAAGAAGATACCAATAGTTGATGAAGTATTGCACTTTGAAAAAATCCCAGTAAATATGTTGACAGCATTAGAGGTAGCCGAAAAGGGAAAGGTTATCTCTATGCTATCAAATCCATATGGAATAGCTACTTTATTCAAGCTAACTTCTGAAGAGACAAAAATGATAGTACCTATTTCTAGGGCATTAATTGGAAATAGATCAGCAGTAGTAATAAAAACTCCTAAAGGAGATGTAAAATCAAGAGTAATACCAGCTGGTAAAATTCATATAGCAGGTATGGCAAAGAATAGAGAAATTGAAGTAGATAAAGGTGCTGAAGTGATTATGGAAGCTTTAGAAACTTGTTTCCCAGTAGTAGATATTTGGGGAGAAACAGGAACTAATGCTGGAGGAATGCTTGAAAAAGTAAGAATTGTAATGGCACAACTTACAGAACAAGATCCTAAAAACATAAAAATTCAAGATCTACTTGCAGTAAATACTTTTGTACCTAAAAAAGTAAAAGGTGGTATAGCTGAAGAATTTTCTATGGAAAATGCTATAGGATTAGCTGCTATGGTAAAAGCTGATAGATTGCAAATGCAGATGATAGCTTCTGATCTTCAAGAAAAGATGCAAAAGAAAGTTGTTGTAGGAGGAGTAGAAGCAGAGATGGCTATTCTTGGTGCTCTAACAACTCCAGGAACAAACAAACCTTTGGCAATTATAGATATGGGAGCAGGATCAACAGATGCTTCAGTTATAACTAGAGATGGAAAAATTCTTTCTTGTCACTTAGCAGGGGCAGGAAACATGGTAACAATGTTGATAGATAAAGAGCTTGGAATAGATAATTTCGATTTAGCAGAAGATATTAAAAAATATCCTCTAGCAAAAGTAGAAAGCCTTTTCAATATAAGACACGAAGATGGAAGTGTTCAATTCTTTGAAGAACCACTTGATCCAAGAGTTTTTGCAAGAGTAGTAATCTTAAAAGAGGGACAAATGATTCCTCTAGATATAGATGAGACTATTGAAAAGATAAAAAGTGTAAGAAGAGATGCAAAAGAAAAGGTATTTGTAGTAAATGCAGTAAGAGCTTTGAAAAAAGTTACCCCAAGTGGAAATATAAGAGATATAGATCATGTAGTTCTAGTTGGAGGTTCAGCTTTAGACTTTGAAATTCCTCAAATGGTTACAGAAAAACTTTCATATTATGGAGTAGTAGCAGGAAGAGGAAATATCAGAGGAGTAGAAGGACCAAGAAATGCAGTTGCTACTGGACTAGCCTTGTCTTATGAGGAGGAATAG